A region of the Curtobacterium flaccumfaciens pv. betae genome:
CCGTCGACTCGGACTCAGGCGGCGAACGGGTCCGGCGTCAGCACGTAGACGGTCTCGAGGTACTCCTCGATGCCCTCGTGCGAGCCCTCGCGGCCCAGGCCCGAGGACTTCACGCCGCCGAACGGGAACGCCGCATTGGACACGACGCCCGTGTTCAGCCCGAGCATGCCCGTCTCCAGGCGTTCGGCGAGCCGCTGGCCGCGCCGGAAGTCGGTCGTGAAGGCGTAGGCAATGAGTCCGTACTCGGTGTCGTTCGCGAGCCGGATCCCCTCGTCCTCGGTGCTGAAGCGCGTCACCGAGGCGACCGGTCCGAAGATCTCCGTCGTCATGATCTCCGAGCCGGGCTGCACGTCGTCGATCACGGTCGCCTCGTAGAAGGTGCCCGGGCGATCGATCCGGTGGCCGCCGGTGACGAGCCGGGCACCGCGGCCGACGGCGTCGTCGACCAGCGACGCGGCCTTGTCCACGGCCCGGTCGTCGATGAGCGGTCCGAGCGTCGTGCCGTCCTCGGTCCCCCGGCCGACGCGCAGGGCGTCCACCTTCGCGGTGAGGGCGGCGACGAACGCGTCGGCGATGCCGTCCTGCACGAAGAACCGGTTCGCAGCGGTGCAGGCCTCGCCCGTGTTGCGGAACTTCGCGAGCATCGCCGCGTCCACCGCCTCGTCGAGGTCCGCGTCGTCGAACACGAGCAGCGGGGCGTTGCCGCCGAGCTCCATGCTCGTCTTGAGCACGTTGTCCGCCGCCTGCTTGAGGAGCGCCGAACCGACGGGGGTCGAACCGGTGAACGTCAGCTTGCGCAGGCGCGGGTCGGCGATGATCGGCTCCGACAGCCCCTTGGCGTCGCTCGACGGGATCACGTTGAGCACTCCGTCCGGCAGCCCGGCGCGGCGGAACAGCTCGACCAGGAACAGGGTCGTCAGCGGGGTGAGGTCGGCCGGCTTCGCGACCACCGTGCAACCAGCGGCCAGGGCCGGTCCGATCTTCCGGGTCGCCATCGCGAGCGGGAAGTTCCACGGCGTGATCGCGTAGACGGGGCCGACCGGACGCTTCAGCACGATCGCGCGGCCGGTGCCCTCGGGGTTCGTGCGGTAGTCGCCGGTGATGCGGACCGCTTCCTCCGAGAACCACCGCAGGAACTCGCCGCCGTAGACGACCTCGCCGCGGGCCTCGGCCAGCGGCTTGCCCATCTCGAGCGACATCAGGGCCGCGAGGTCGTCGGCGTGCTCGTGCACCAGATCGAAGGCCCGGCGCAGGATGTCCGACCGTGTGCGCGGGGCCGTGGCTGCCCAGGACTCCTGCGCGGCGGCCGCGGCGTCGAGGGCGGCGACGCCGTCTTCGGGGGTGGCGTCGGCGACCTCGGCCAGGACGGCACCGGTCGACGGGTCGTGCACGGCGAACGTGGACCCGCTGGACGAGGCGCGCCAGGTGCCGCCGATGAAGAGCCCGGTGGGGACGTTCTCGACGCGGACGTGTTCGTCGGCGACGGTGGTGGTGGTTTCGTTCGTGGTGGTGTCGGTCACAGTCGTGCTCCTCCTGGGTTCGCGAGGCCCTCGTCCATGTCGCTGCGGTCGACGTGTCCGCCGGCCGCCCGGATCTCGTCGAGCGCACGGGCGCTGCGCTCGGCGTCGACGCCGGCCACCAGGTCCTCGTACACGGCGACGTCGAGGCCCGCGGCGCGGGCGTCGAGTGCCGAGGCCCGGACGCAGTGGTCGGTCGCGATGCCGACGACGTCGATCGTGTGCACGCGGCGCTCGGCGAGCACGTCGGCCAGCGGGACGCCCGCTTCGGTCACGGCCTGGAACGCCGAGTAGTCCGGCGTGCCCTGGCCCTTGAGGACGTCGACGTCGATCAGGGCGGTGTCGAGGTCGGGGTGGTAGTCGGCACCGGGCGTCCCGGCGACGCAGTGCACCGGCCACGTGTCGACGAAGTCGGGTCCGTCGGGTCCGGCGAAGTGTCCGCCGTTGTCGTCGTCGCCGTGGTGCCAGTCGCGGGACGCCACGATGAGGTCGTACTCGTCCCCGTGCCGACCGAGGAACGCGGTGATGCGCTTCGCGAGCGCCGCTCCCCCGGTGACCGCGAGCGCACCGCCCTCGGTGAAGTCGTTCTGGACGTCCACGACGAGCAGTGCTCTTGCCATGGGTCCATCCAACACCCGTCGGCTCAGGAGCCGGTGAGCTTGCTCCCGCACGAGTAGGTCGCGGCGGTCACCGCGTCGAGTGCCGGCAGTGCCGCCGCACGCGGCGAACCGATGGCGTAGAAGGCGAAGGTCAACCGGGACCCGTCGGCGGCGTCGATGTAGCCGCCGAGGGTGTTCGCGCTGTCGATCCAACCCGTCTTCGCGTGCACCTTGCCACGGGCGACCGCGTTCGCGCCGGTGAACCGGCTGGCGAGGGTACCGGACTGCCCGGACACCGGCAGGGCGTTCGCGAGCGTGCCGAGGCCCTTCGCGCCGGAGGCGACCTGCACCATCAGGTGGGCGACGAACTCCGGTGACACGGCGTTCGAGGCGCTCTCGCCCGAGCCGTCCTTGATCACGATGCCGGCCGGGTCGAGGCCGTAGGAGCGCAGCGCCGACTGGTACACGGACGACAGGGACGCCGCCGAGCCGTTCGACCCGGACTCCTTCGAGGACACCCGGGCGAGCATCTCGGCCAGGGTGTTGTCCGAGTTCGGGATCATCTGCCCGATGAGCGTCGACACCGGCTGCGAGGACACCGTGGCGATCGTCTCGGTGCCCGTCGTCGCCCGCTTGACGATCTGCGCGGAACCGGCGCCCGCGACTCCTGCGTTCGCCAGTGCCGTGCGGAAGGCGACGCCCGCCCGCCCGACCGGGTCCTCCGACCGCGGTGACGTCGCCGCTGCGGGGTTCGCTCGGTCGCCGTCGACCATCAGCGCGGTGACCTCCGGCTGGTACCCGATGGTGCGCTCGGAGACCGGCCACGTGGG
Encoded here:
- the dacB gene encoding D-alanyl-D-alanine carboxypeptidase/D-alanyl-D-alanine-endopeptidase, with translation MSEQQPTTRSVPERFRAAVTAVRASAARRPVPWIAGGLAALLVVGSGGAVAVAAATTPDSRTAAAPSSTRTASSAPDRTTTTKRPTAKPSPTPTADARAVPDDLAGPSALRTCSIATAASASGLGDFEGYVMDAETGKVLFSKHGERAAQTGSVMKTLTSATALSVLGGDHRIPTTVTRESANTVALVGHGDATLSAGGGTVYPGAPTLAQLAQQVKAKVGAAPVTTIVTDDSYWSDADAWDPTWPVSERTIGYQPEVTALMVDGDRANPAAATSPRSEDPVGRAGVAFRTALANAGVAGAGSAQIVKRATTGTETIATVSSQPVSTLIGQMIPNSDNTLAEMLARVSSKESGSNGSAASLSSVYQSALRSYGLDPAGIVIKDGSGESASNAVSPEFVAHLMVQVASGAKGLGTLANALPVSGQSGTLASRFTGANAVARGKVHAKTGWIDSANTLGGYIDAADGSRLTFAFYAIGSPRAAALPALDAVTAATYSCGSKLTGS
- a CDS encoding isochorismatase family protein; translated protein: MARALLVVDVQNDFTEGGALAVTGGAALAKRITAFLGRHGDEYDLIVASRDWHHGDDDNGGHFAGPDGPDFVDTWPVHCVAGTPGADYHPDLDTALIDVDVLKGQGTPDYSAFQAVTEAGVPLADVLAERRVHTIDVVGIATDHCVRASALDARAAGLDVAVYEDLVAGVDAERSARALDEIRAAGGHVDRSDMDEGLANPGGARL
- a CDS encoding NAD-dependent succinate-semialdehyde dehydrogenase, with the protein product MTDTTTNETTTTVADEHVRVENVPTGLFIGGTWRASSSGSTFAVHDPSTGAVLAEVADATPEDGVAALDAAAAAQESWAATAPRTRSDILRRAFDLVHEHADDLAALMSLEMGKPLAEARGEVVYGGEFLRWFSEEAVRITGDYRTNPEGTGRAIVLKRPVGPVYAITPWNFPLAMATRKIGPALAAGCTVVAKPADLTPLTTLFLVELFRRAGLPDGVLNVIPSSDAKGLSEPIIADPRLRKLTFTGSTPVGSALLKQAADNVLKTSMELGGNAPLLVFDDADLDEAVDAAMLAKFRNTGEACTAANRFFVQDGIADAFVAALTAKVDALRVGRGTEDGTTLGPLIDDRAVDKAASLVDDAVGRGARLVTGGHRIDRPGTFYEATVIDDVQPGSEIMTTEIFGPVASVTRFSTEDEGIRLANDTEYGLIAYAFTTDFRRGQRLAERLETGMLGLNTGVVSNAAFPFGGVKSSGLGREGSHEGIEEYLETVYVLTPDPFAA